One region of Candidatus Binatia bacterium genomic DNA includes:
- a CDS encoding tetratricopeptide repeat protein, giving the protein MRVRPQGRTWAQVAALCLFLSATALASERSELLYSRGLVDFHAGKYQAALQKFDEAVAADPADTFARYYRGITQARLGNNAAAVDDLKAALAAKPDLQQGWLELGDALVQTGQYDDAIPWLEKAQGVPALAADASFSLGLAQLRTGDLAGARTNFARAGTSDAKLDVPSKYYLGVTSYQAQDWAAAQTYFDSVIATNPDSAMAKESQAFLDKLTEGAAPLARPYTLYASLGLQYDSNVVLAPSDEPLQNQYGFGRQADGRVVLLAGGVYAARLTDRATLTLGYDFSQTLHFSLNSNNLMDNRPAVQFIYDAGPVRLGLLGQYDYYVRQTSSYLSQATALPWLSVPEGDFGRTEIYFRYRYWDFLEPDVEVLDGNNYSPGVRQYGYFGAPDRYAFLGYRFDTQVPTRTSGDEFGYNGNEVQVGGGWGFPLGIGAQLEFDYRYEDYDPASDGRKDNQYRILCSANKSLTSYLDLTLAYFGLFNDSNQGVYTYDRNIVSLAVTARY; this is encoded by the coding sequence GTGCGGGTGCGGCCGCAGGGAAGGACGTGGGCACAGGTCGCTGCGCTGTGTCTGTTCCTGTCCGCCACGGCGTTAGCGTCCGAGCGCTCGGAACTTCTTTACTCCCGCGGCCTCGTGGACTTTCATGCCGGAAAGTATCAGGCAGCGTTGCAGAAGTTCGACGAGGCGGTCGCCGCCGATCCGGCCGACACCTTCGCGCGGTACTATCGCGGCATCACGCAGGCGCGCCTCGGTAACAACGCCGCGGCCGTGGACGACCTCAAGGCTGCCCTCGCGGCCAAGCCGGATCTGCAACAGGGCTGGCTCGAGCTCGGCGACGCTCTGGTGCAGACCGGGCAGTACGACGACGCCATCCCGTGGCTCGAAAAGGCGCAGGGCGTGCCGGCGCTGGCTGCCGATGCGTCGTTCTCCCTCGGCCTCGCGCAACTGCGCACGGGCGACCTTGCCGGAGCGCGGACCAACTTCGCACGCGCCGGCACAAGCGACGCGAAACTGGATGTTCCGAGCAAGTACTACCTTGGCGTCACTTCTTATCAGGCTCAGGACTGGGCCGCCGCTCAGACGTACTTCGACAGTGTCATCGCCACCAATCCCGACTCCGCGATGGCGAAGGAGTCGCAGGCCTTTCTGGACAAGTTGACGGAGGGCGCGGCACCCCTGGCACGACCGTACACGCTGTATGCCTCGCTCGGATTGCAGTACGACAGCAACGTAGTTCTCGCCCCGTCGGACGAGCCGCTGCAGAATCAGTACGGATTCGGCAGGCAGGCAGATGGACGCGTGGTATTGCTAGCCGGCGGCGTCTATGCCGCACGGCTGACCGATCGTGCCACCTTAACGCTCGGCTACGACTTCTCGCAAACACTGCATTTCAGCCTCAACAGTAACAACCTCATGGACAATCGGCCCGCAGTGCAGTTCATCTACGATGCCGGGCCGGTCCGCTTGGGATTGCTCGGTCAGTACGACTACTACGTGCGGCAGACGAGCAGCTACTTGTCCCAGGCCACGGCCCTGCCGTGGCTGTCGGTACCGGAGGGCGACTTCGGCCGCACGGAGATCTACTTCAGGTACAGGTACTGGGATTTCCTCGAACCGGACGTCGAGGTGCTCGACGGCAACAACTACTCGCCGGGTGTACGCCAGTACGGCTACTTTGGCGCGCCGGACCGTTACGCCTTTCTCGGTTACCGCTTCGACACTCAGGTCCCGACCAGGACCTCCGGAGACGAGTTCGGCTATAACGGCAACGAGGTGCAGGTAGGCGGTGGGTGGGGATTCCCGCTGGGCATCGGCGCACAGCTGGAGTTCGACTACCGTTACGAGGATTACGATCCGGCCAGCGACGGCCGTAAAGATAACCAGTACCGGATACTCTGCTCGGCGAACAAGTCATTGACCAGTTATCTCGATCTCACGCTCGCCTACTTCGGCTTGTTCAACGATTCCAATCAGGGAGTCTATACGTATGACCGCAACATCGTTTCGCTCGCGGTCACGGCCAGGTACTGA
- a CDS encoding N-acyl homoserine lactonase family protein, with protein sequence MPTDAPSLRVYAFTCGSLTVPTALLLDGESGHLTVPVPAFLIDHPKGRALFDTGLHVDAQTDANTRLGRLAPFHTVHFDPGEEIGTRLAQVDCAPERVDLVINSHLHFDHCGGNAQLPNATLLVQRREWEAAHDADLVERVYYDPQDYDHGHRLRLIDGEHDVFGDGSVVCLPTHGHTPGHQSLRIRVGGDDLVLAADACYLRRTLDNLHLPTAVFDREQMVAALRRLRALRDRGAFIVTGHDPEMWRSIAHAPAPLLSTGISGPTET encoded by the coding sequence ATGCCGACCGATGCACCGTCACTGCGCGTGTACGCCTTCACCTGCGGTTCGCTTACGGTACCCACCGCCCTGCTGCTCGATGGCGAATCCGGCCACCTCACCGTCCCCGTCCCCGCCTTCCTGATCGATCATCCTAAGGGCCGCGCCCTCTTCGATACCGGGCTTCACGTCGATGCCCAGACCGATGCCAACACCCGGCTGGGTCGGCTCGCGCCGTTCCACACCGTGCATTTCGACCCCGGCGAGGAAATCGGCACCCGCCTTGCGCAGGTCGACTGCGCGCCGGAGCGGGTCGATCTCGTCATCAACTCCCACCTGCACTTCGATCACTGCGGCGGCAACGCGCAACTCCCGAACGCCACCCTGCTTGTGCAACGACGGGAATGGGAGGCCGCCCACGACGCCGATCTCGTCGAGCGGGTGTACTACGACCCGCAGGACTACGATCACGGCCATCGTTTGCGCCTGATCGACGGCGAGCACGACGTCTTCGGAGACGGATCGGTGGTATGCCTGCCGACCCACGGGCACACGCCGGGGCACCAATCTCTCCGGATACGCGTCGGCGGAGACGACCTGGTACTCGCGGCAGACGCCTGTTACCTGCGGCGCACGCTCGACAACCTCCATCTCCCCACGGCCGTCTTCGATCGCGAACAAATGGTAGCCGCGCTCCGACGTTTACGCGCACTTCGCGACCGAGGAGCTTTCATCGTCACCGGACACGATCCGGAAATGTGGCGATCGATAGCCCACGCGCCCGCGCCCCTACTCTCGACCGGGATATCGGGACCGACCGAGACATGA
- a CDS encoding phosphatase PAP2 family protein encodes MTSVWHDLHWVLPLRSEAMTAVMNGFTALGYVPFFLACLPLGYWLWDKGLFTRLAVLVVMTALLNAFLKDAFHDPRPDPAFALDARVGDSYGMPSGHAQVAAAMWLWLAYELRRAWVWVAALAIVAGVSFSRLYLGVHDVEDVVIGLAAGFASLAIFRLLLSDRFRHWHDLHPLAQLALLVAVQPIVWLAWPGPDGPGGASAILAFLLGWWAGVLYDRHRIGFRRHQSWTVALVAATLGIAFLFAFLDPLQRGLVAAGIGKTAAIWIQMLLVALYVTVIAPALFRAAGAVLPEPMSRDTFPSERRGL; translated from the coding sequence ATGACCTCAGTCTGGCACGATCTCCACTGGGTACTGCCGCTGCGCTCCGAGGCGATGACGGCGGTGATGAATGGCTTCACGGCGCTCGGTTACGTTCCGTTCTTCCTCGCCTGCCTGCCGCTCGGGTACTGGCTCTGGGACAAGGGCCTGTTTACGCGTCTCGCGGTACTCGTCGTCATGACCGCCTTGCTCAATGCGTTCCTCAAGGACGCCTTCCATGACCCCCGCCCCGATCCGGCCTTCGCTCTCGACGCTCGCGTGGGCGACTCCTACGGAATGCCCAGCGGGCATGCGCAGGTGGCGGCCGCCATGTGGCTCTGGCTCGCCTACGAACTGCGTCGCGCATGGGTGTGGGTCGCGGCGCTCGCGATCGTGGCCGGAGTCTCATTCAGCCGCCTCTATCTGGGCGTGCACGACGTCGAGGACGTGGTCATCGGTCTCGCCGCGGGCTTCGCCAGTCTGGCGATCTTCCGCTTACTGCTCTCGGACCGTTTTCGGCATTGGCACGATCTGCATCCCCTGGCGCAGCTTGCGTTGCTGGTCGCCGTGCAACCGATCGTCTGGTTGGCGTGGCCTGGGCCGGACGGCCCGGGCGGAGCGAGCGCCATCCTTGCCTTTCTGCTCGGCTGGTGGGCCGGCGTGCTCTACGACCGCCATCGAATCGGTTTTCGCCGCCACCAGAGCTGGACGGTGGCGCTGGTGGCGGCCACGCTCGGGATCGCCTTCCTCTTCGCTTTTCTCGACCCACTGCAGCGGGGGCTGGTCGCCGCCGGTATCGGGAAAACAGCGGCCATCTGGATTCAGATGCTGCTGGTTGCCCTCTACGTCACCGTTATTGCCCCCGCCTTGTTCCGTGCCGCCGGTGCCGTCCTTCCCGAGCCGATGAGTCGGGATACATTCCCCTCCGAGCGGAGAGGTCTGTGA
- a CDS encoding alpha/beta fold hydrolase — translation MFENVLQQAERLARIEAHRTALRFVNGIDWLVRDPMIVVGRTPYDIVYRRDKLQVRRYRLDGVAPRHDLPVLLVPPLMVKPFIFDLYANRSLVAFLLRQGFRVYLVDFGEPDHTDSYVRIDDYVLDWMPAAARATRRDAGSSELSMLGYCMGGIFALMHAAANRDRSVRNIVSIGAPIDTAKTGLFAWIVKYGGDQLEFIARRIGNVPGGLSSTVFRMLTPVKNVTRYADLVMNLWDKEYVNGFDAMNQWVSQFIEYPQAAFVQFFHEVVRENKLVTGDLKFGRKSANLWTVEASLLAFAGRTDEVAPVPAVQAVMDAVGSRDKTFRLAPGGHMGVFAGATAPRHVWGPAARWLAVRSHADRQSAAGERLAETPRRARRAPRGVDTVGPRHVAASVA, via the coding sequence ATGTTCGAGAACGTCTTGCAGCAGGCCGAGCGTCTGGCGCGCATCGAGGCGCATCGGACGGCGCTGCGTTTCGTTAACGGCATCGACTGGTTGGTGCGCGATCCGATGATCGTTGTCGGGCGGACACCGTACGACATCGTTTATCGCCGCGACAAGCTCCAGGTCCGACGCTACCGTCTGGACGGCGTCGCGCCGCGCCACGATCTCCCCGTCCTGCTCGTCCCGCCATTGATGGTGAAGCCGTTCATCTTCGATCTCTATGCCAACCGGAGCCTGGTTGCATTCCTGTTGCGGCAGGGTTTTCGCGTGTACCTCGTGGACTTCGGCGAGCCGGACCATACGGACTCCTATGTGCGGATCGACGACTACGTGCTCGACTGGATGCCGGCGGCGGCCCGCGCGACCAGGCGCGACGCCGGCAGTTCCGAGCTATCGATGCTCGGCTACTGCATGGGCGGGATCTTCGCCTTGATGCACGCGGCGGCCAACCGCGACCGCTCGGTGCGCAACATCGTAAGTATCGGAGCCCCGATAGATACGGCGAAGACGGGGCTCTTTGCCTGGATAGTGAAGTACGGGGGCGATCAGTTGGAGTTCATCGCACGGCGTATCGGCAACGTTCCCGGCGGCCTTTCGAGCACGGTGTTCCGGATGTTGACGCCGGTCAAGAACGTCACGCGTTACGCCGATCTGGTAATGAACCTGTGGGACAAGGAGTACGTCAACGGCTTCGACGCCATGAATCAGTGGGTGTCGCAGTTCATCGAGTACCCGCAGGCGGCCTTCGTCCAGTTCTTCCACGAGGTGGTGCGCGAGAACAAACTGGTTACCGGCGATCTCAAGTTCGGCCGCAAGTCGGCGAACCTGTGGACGGTGGAAGCCTCGCTGCTGGCCTTCGCCGGGCGCACCGACGAGGTGGCGCCGGTGCCGGCGGTGCAGGCGGTTATGGACGCCGTCGGCTCGCGCGACAAGACGTTTCGGTTGGCGCCGGGCGGTCACATGGGTGTGTTCGCAGGCGCGACCGCACCGCGGCACGTCTGGGGTCCGGCGGCACGCTGGCTGGCCGTGCGTTCGCACGCCGACCGACAGTCGGCCGCCGGGGAGCGTCTTGCCGAAACTCCCCGGCGAGCGCGGCGCGCTCCGCGTGGGGTCGACACCGTCGGGCCGCGACACGTTGCCGCCTCGGTGGCGTGA
- a CDS encoding LLM class F420-dependent oxidoreductase — MRIGLMLGDNTAPRDSLERHIARVQEAERDGFATAWFAQTFGMDAMTFAAVVGRVTTRIELGTAVVPTYPRHPVAMAQQALTAQIMTGGRFALGIGLSHQVVIETMYGLSFAKPYSHMKEYLAVLAPLIRSGSVSFAGREYTVNAPLTITGATPCPILLAALAPRMLALAGSIGDGTITWMTGFRTLREHTIPRLTAAATEAGRPAPRVVVGLPVAVTNDVKGARESATKAFQVYGSLPSYRAMLDREGAEGPADVAIVGDEAEVGARLEELAALGVTDFLGGLFGMRAEPDAMVERTWAFLAERARRAAA, encoded by the coding sequence ATGCGCATAGGATTGATGTTGGGCGACAATACGGCACCGCGCGATAGCCTCGAACGGCACATCGCGCGGGTGCAGGAGGCGGAGCGGGACGGGTTTGCGACGGCCTGGTTCGCACAAACGTTCGGTATGGATGCCATGACGTTCGCCGCGGTGGTCGGCCGCGTCACGACGCGCATCGAGCTTGGGACCGCGGTCGTGCCGACGTACCCGCGCCACCCGGTCGCGATGGCGCAGCAGGCCCTGACGGCGCAGATCATGACCGGCGGTCGTTTCGCGCTCGGTATCGGGCTGTCCCATCAGGTGGTCATCGAGACGATGTACGGCCTGTCGTTCGCGAAGCCGTACTCGCACATGAAGGAGTACCTCGCCGTGCTGGCGCCGCTGATTCGCAGCGGCAGCGTTTCGTTTGCCGGCCGCGAGTACACTGTGAATGCACCGCTCACGATTACCGGGGCGACGCCGTGTCCGATTCTTCTGGCGGCACTTGCGCCCAGGATGCTCGCGCTTGCGGGATCGATCGGCGACGGAACCATTACGTGGATGACCGGTTTCAGGACCCTGCGCGAGCACACGATCCCGCGCTTGACCGCCGCGGCGACCGAGGCCGGGCGGCCGGCGCCGCGCGTGGTCGTAGGGCTGCCAGTCGCGGTGACGAACGACGTCAAAGGGGCGCGGGAAAGCGCGACCAAGGCTTTCCAGGTTTACGGGTCGCTGCCGTCGTACCGTGCGATGCTGGATCGCGAGGGTGCAGAGGGGCCGGCGGATGTGGCGATCGTTGGCGACGAGGCGGAGGTTGGTGCGCGTCTGGAGGAGCTGGCGGCGCTCGGTGTAACCGATTTCCTGGGTGGGCTCTTTGGCATGCGCGCGGAGCCGGACGCGATGGTCGAGCGCACGTGGGCTTTCCTTGCCGAGCGCGCACGCCGCGCAGCGGCCTGA
- a CDS encoding Cys-Gln thioester bond-forming surface protein has product MTQVVRTALVAAGVTISLAVMSGRTMATCSGGATGELTGTGRGEGVSGTLNGSPHSAGFAGVIRATINGVPNVPTFCINLLNPISVGDCFNAGGPTSPHVTWLLNHGYGPDDNVPGTTAEKNAENAARQAAVWYFSDGFITTDSHQTRVQAIINGVPANPDPQADVPQMNLGPASSVLALPDDTVQALIVNVTLGGQPLVGQVVNLSATFGTLSSGTVTTDGSGAASFTLTNTAGTPGTATVTATFTGALPAGTIFEPVVSGKQRLVLATSANAVVVADATVQWVNGGTIVAHKFLDADADGTQDPDEPNLASWTMRLYACDPACDGLGCSLLTSLTTDSNGNANFGSRPAGCYRVDEVFPAPAPGHHNWRNVTDASQLFTLASNQGVQVVFGNIIDSVIVVQKFNDLDGDGMQDGNELFHNGWLMMLHRLVNGSWIPLRQGLTVDGQVVFSDLPGGHYRIEEEQRSGWWNTTPGNPYELDLAPDSIVTVTFGNMPDCDDNNACTDDSYDQGVQACVHTPLSGPACDDGTACTQTDTCQNGTCVGSNPVVCTALDQCHVAGTCAPNTGLCSNPTAPENTPCNDGSPVTEQDRCVSGVCVGTPPCDDNNACNGIETPNGLGGCLPGVPLLCDDGDACNGVETCNPSSGCQAGTPPTCDDGDVCNGTETCDAQLGCRNGAPLVCSDGIACNGIETCDATAGCLPGTPVDCSAFVDTCHDAACGEPDGACVVTQKIDGFACDDDDVCTLNDRCIAGVCTGATTGDTDGDGYCDLQEQQAQCNITDPREIPPQPTTYAGGRVAGPGEILLTFHAPLDRDVPVATDPSCATVGVCNATSGFCTAGRISDPCDVDADCNLPSGTCRVVVNYASTPSPVPDLALIDVQLVGRVRLPKESILALFQPVTPGCTRKVDVPVGAPGFKKTGVLFKAQGTTGGKLRKDRDLIRYKE; this is encoded by the coding sequence ATGACGCAAGTTGTTCGAACTGCTCTCGTTGCTGCTGGCGTCACCATCTCGCTCGCCGTCATGTCCGGGCGGACGATGGCGACATGTTCAGGGGGCGCGACCGGCGAGTTGACCGGCACAGGTCGCGGCGAAGGCGTGAGCGGTACCCTTAACGGAAGCCCACACTCCGCCGGCTTTGCGGGGGTCATTCGAGCTACGATCAATGGAGTTCCGAACGTACCGACTTTCTGCATCAACCTGCTGAATCCGATTTCCGTCGGCGACTGCTTCAACGCTGGAGGACCGACGTCGCCGCATGTCACCTGGCTGCTGAATCACGGGTATGGACCGGACGATAACGTGCCGGGCACCACGGCGGAGAAGAACGCCGAGAACGCCGCGCGGCAAGCCGCCGTGTGGTACTTCTCCGACGGGTTCATCACCACCGACTCGCACCAGACACGGGTGCAGGCGATCATCAACGGCGTGCCGGCAAACCCCGATCCACAGGCGGACGTGCCGCAGATGAATCTCGGCCCGGCGTCGTCCGTCCTCGCCCTCCCGGACGACACCGTACAGGCTCTCATCGTTAACGTCACACTCGGAGGCCAGCCGCTGGTGGGCCAGGTCGTCAATCTGAGCGCGACCTTCGGTACGTTGAGTTCGGGTACCGTGACCACTGACGGGTCAGGTGCCGCGAGCTTCACGCTTACAAATACGGCCGGCACGCCCGGCACGGCTACCGTTACGGCCACCTTTACCGGCGCGTTGCCGGCGGGAACCATCTTCGAGCCGGTTGTGTCGGGTAAGCAGCGATTGGTGCTCGCCACGTCGGCGAACGCGGTCGTGGTCGCGGATGCGACGGTTCAGTGGGTTAACGGCGGCACGATCGTTGCCCACAAATTCCTGGACGCTGACGCCGATGGCACGCAGGATCCCGACGAGCCGAACCTCGCCAGCTGGACCATGCGCCTGTATGCCTGCGACCCGGCCTGCGACGGGTTGGGTTGCAGTCTGCTCACCTCCTTGACAACCGACTCCAACGGCAACGCCAACTTCGGTAGCCGTCCGGCCGGTTGTTACCGGGTGGACGAGGTCTTCCCTGCACCTGCACCGGGACACCACAACTGGCGCAACGTAACCGATGCGTCACAGCTCTTCACGTTGGCGAGCAATCAGGGCGTGCAGGTCGTTTTCGGCAACATCATCGATTCGGTGATCGTGGTGCAGAAGTTCAACGACCTCGACGGCGACGGAATGCAGGATGGCAACGAGCTGTTCCACAACGGCTGGCTCATGATGCTGCACCGTCTGGTGAACGGTAGCTGGATTCCGCTGCGCCAGGGTTTGACGGTCGACGGTCAGGTTGTATTCTCGGATCTCCCGGGGGGACACTACCGGATCGAGGAGGAGCAGCGTTCCGGGTGGTGGAACACCACGCCGGGTAATCCGTACGAGCTGGACCTTGCCCCGGATAGCATCGTGACAGTTACGTTCGGCAATATGCCAGACTGCGACGACAACAACGCTTGCACGGATGACAGCTACGATCAGGGCGTGCAGGCTTGTGTGCACACGCCGCTTTCCGGGCCGGCGTGCGACGACGGCACTGCCTGCACCCAGACCGACACCTGTCAGAACGGCACCTGTGTCGGTAGCAATCCTGTTGTCTGCACGGCCCTCGATCAGTGCCATGTCGCCGGTACGTGCGCTCCGAACACCGGGCTGTGCAGCAATCCGACTGCACCCGAAAACACCCCCTGCAACGATGGCAGCCCGGTCACCGAGCAGGATCGATGCGTGAGTGGTGTCTGTGTGGGAACGCCACCCTGCGACGATAATAACGCCTGCAATGGCATCGAGACCCCGAACGGACTGGGCGGCTGCCTGCCCGGCGTACCGCTCCTCTGCGATGACGGCGATGCCTGCAACGGCGTCGAGACCTGCAACCCCTCCAGCGGGTGTCAGGCAGGGACGCCGCCAACGTGCGACGACGGCGACGTGTGCAACGGCACCGAAACCTGCGACGCGCAGCTCGGCTGCCGGAACGGTGCGCCGCTCGTGTGCTCCGACGGTATAGCGTGCAACGGCATCGAGACCTGCGACGCCACTGCAGGCTGCCTCCCGGGGACGCCGGTGGATTGCTCCGCGTTTGTCGATACGTGCCACGATGCCGCCTGTGGCGAGCCGGATGGTGCGTGCGTGGTGACCCAGAAGATAGACGGGTTCGCTTGTGACGACGACGACGTCTGCACGTTGAACGATCGCTGCATTGCCGGCGTGTGCACGGGTGCGACCACCGGCGATACCGACGGTGACGGTTATTGCGACCTGCAGGAACAACAGGCGCAGTGCAACATCACCGATCCGCGAGAGATCCCTCCGCAACCGACGACTTACGCGGGAGGACGGGTGGCCGGCCCCGGCGAGATTCTGCTTACCTTCCACGCGCCGCTTGACCGTGACGTCCCGGTGGCTACGGACCCCAGTTGCGCGACCGTCGGGGTCTGCAACGCAACGAGCGGGTTCTGTACGGCGGGACGCATCTCCGATCCTTGCGATGTCGACGCCGACTGCAACTTGCCGAGTGGGACCTGCCGGGTGGTGGTCAACTACGCCTCGACACCCAGCCCGGTTCCCGATCTGGCGCTTATCGACGTCCAGCTCGTCGGTCGAGTGAGGTTGCCGAAAGAGTCGATCCTCGCTCTGTTCCAGCCGGTAACTCCCGGTTGCACACGCAAGGTCGACGTTCCCGTAGGCGCGCCCGGCTTCAAGAAGACGGGAGTTCTGTTCAAGGCACAGGGCACAACCGGCGGCAAGCTACGCAAGGACAGGGACCTGATACGCTATAAGGAATAG
- a CDS encoding FecR family protein, with translation MWSRFHRFALSVAFLLAPVTATAQTVGTIAALDGTAEVGREGAWTPAALGAEVHAGDALRTGPSGRVLLSLGDEALNIGEDSEVLLERLAPADVAESTSKVKLERGSLRTVVSDQRAARSRFEVVTPVAIAAVTGTEFVMTYDPVAEVSDVVGVAGTVQVHSNRWPTRRGVAVTAQEVSTIRRGAAPSRPTRIADASFRQYIEDLEIVPSTLPAMAAARMGTAGTVPQADRAGAFKGPPGVSQPQKPDVKTCWGGTCWVPADPPMQPPDAIQRGSLNVRF, from the coding sequence ATGTGGTCCAGGTTCCACAGATTCGCCCTGTCGGTTGCGTTCCTGCTGGCGCCCGTGACGGCGACAGCGCAAACCGTGGGGACGATTGCGGCGCTCGACGGCACCGCCGAGGTAGGCCGCGAGGGAGCATGGACACCGGCGGCCCTCGGAGCCGAGGTCCACGCCGGCGACGCTCTGCGCACGGGTCCATCAGGGCGGGTGTTGCTGAGCCTGGGCGACGAAGCCTTAAACATTGGGGAGGACTCTGAGGTCCTCCTCGAACGTCTGGCACCTGCCGACGTGGCAGAATCGACGTCGAAGGTGAAGCTGGAGCGCGGTTCGCTGCGCACCGTTGTCAGTGACCAGCGAGCAGCGCGGTCGCGGTTCGAGGTCGTCACACCGGTGGCGATTGCCGCGGTGACCGGGACGGAGTTCGTCATGACGTACGACCCCGTAGCCGAGGTCAGCGACGTCGTCGGTGTCGCAGGGACTGTGCAGGTGCATAGCAATCGCTGGCCGACGCGGCGCGGGGTGGCGGTCACCGCGCAAGAGGTCAGTACGATCAGGCGCGGCGCGGCCCCATCGCGGCCGACGCGCATCGCCGATGCCAGCTTCCGGCAGTACATTGAAGACCTGGAGATTGTCCCCAGCACCCTACCTGCAATGGCCGCGGCACGTATGGGCACCGCGGGCACCGTCCCGCAAGCTGACCGAGCGGGCGCATTCAAGGGTCCCCCCGGGGTCAGCCAGCCTCAAAAGCCAGACGTCAAGACGTGCTGGGGGGGAACCTGCTGGGTGCCCGCCGACCCGCCGATGCAACCCCCAGACGCCATTCAGCGCGGCAGCCTCAACGTCCGCTTCTAA